One part of the Lotus japonicus ecotype B-129 chromosome 2, LjGifu_v1.2 genome encodes these proteins:
- the LOC130740892 gene encoding protein CONSERVED IN THE GREEN LINEAGE AND DIATOMS 27, chloroplastic isoform X1, producing the protein MIRLNFYCSLIPNARQARPGSSHGSLIIHNPRASSFPHRVSIKVKAIKDEMGGETSGSSGSSWDPGMEIEVPFEQRPVNEYSSLKDGMLYSWGELGPGSFFLRLGGLWLAIFTVLGAPISAASFNPSREPLRFILAAGTGTLFIVSLIVLRIYLGWSYVGDRLLSAVIPYEESGWYDGQMWVKPPEILARDRLLGSYKVKPVVKLLKQTLVGTGALLVTGVVLFIFATPVENFFHSTFSTEENKSIAQAPKVNNKFNLRKEELLKLPVDVIVDDDLAAAAAEAADGRPVYCRDRLHRALAGGQYCKWEDLLK; encoded by the exons ATGATCAGACTAAACTTCTACTGCTCTCTAATTCCAAATGCAAGGCAAGCTAGACCAGGCAGCAGCCATGGCTCACTCATCATCCATAATCCCAGAGCTTCAAGTTTTCCTCATCGGGTTTCCATCAAGGTTAAGGCCATAAAAGATGAGATGGGTGGAGAAACAAGCGGATCTTCAGGGAGTAGCTGGGACCCTGGGATGGAAATTGAAGTCCCTTTTGAGCAGAGACCG GTAAATGAGTACTCATCTCTGAAGGATGGAATGCTGTATTCATGGGGTGAACTGGGTCCTGGGTCGTTCTTCCTTCGACTTGGAGGTCTTTGGTTGGCAATATTCACAGTTCTTGGAGCGCCAATTTCAGCTGCAAGCTTTAACCCTTCGAGA GAGCCTCTAAGATTTATACTAGCTGCTGGAACAGGAACACTCTTCATTGTGTCTTTGATTGTATTGAGGATTTATCTG GGGTGGAGTTATGTTGGAGATAGACTTCTATCTGCGGTCATTCCTTATGAAGAAAGTGGTTGGTATGATGGACAGATGTGGGTCAAGCCACCTGAG ATCCTAGCTCGTGATAGATTGTTGGGCTCTTACAAG GTTAAACCAGTTGTTAAACTGCTGAAGCAAACTCTAGTTGGGACTGGAGCATTACTCGTTACCGGAGTTGTGCTATTTATCTTTGCTACACCAGTGGAGAATTTTTTTCATTCCACTTTTAGCACGGAAGAGAATAAATCAATCGCACAAGCTCCCAAGGTTAACAACAAGTTCAACCTAAG AAAGGAGGAATTGCTTAAATTGCCTGTAGATGTGATAGTTGATGATGATCTAGCAGCAGCTGCTGCTGAGGCTGCTGATGGAAGACCCGTCTACTGTAGGGATAGGCTACATCGAGCATTAGCCGGAGGCCAGTACTGCAAATGGGAGGACCTGCTCAAGTAA
- the LOC130740892 gene encoding protein CONSERVED IN THE GREEN LINEAGE AND DIATOMS 27, chloroplastic isoform X2: MIRLNFYCSLIPNARQARPGSSHGSLIIHNPRASSFPHRVSIKVKAIKDEMGGETSGSSGSSWDPGMEIEVPFEQRPVNEYSSLKDGMLYSWGELGPGSFFLRLGGLWLAIFTVLGAPISAASFNPSRGWSYVGDRLLSAVIPYEESGWYDGQMWVKPPEILARDRLLGSYKVKPVVKLLKQTLVGTGALLVTGVVLFIFATPVENFFHSTFSTEENKSIAQAPKVNNKFNLRKEELLKLPVDVIVDDDLAAAAAEAADGRPVYCRDRLHRALAGGQYCKWEDLLK; the protein is encoded by the exons ATGATCAGACTAAACTTCTACTGCTCTCTAATTCCAAATGCAAGGCAAGCTAGACCAGGCAGCAGCCATGGCTCACTCATCATCCATAATCCCAGAGCTTCAAGTTTTCCTCATCGGGTTTCCATCAAGGTTAAGGCCATAAAAGATGAGATGGGTGGAGAAACAAGCGGATCTTCAGGGAGTAGCTGGGACCCTGGGATGGAAATTGAAGTCCCTTTTGAGCAGAGACCG GTAAATGAGTACTCATCTCTGAAGGATGGAATGCTGTATTCATGGGGTGAACTGGGTCCTGGGTCGTTCTTCCTTCGACTTGGAGGTCTTTGGTTGGCAATATTCACAGTTCTTGGAGCGCCAATTTCAGCTGCAAGCTTTAACCCTTCGAGA GGGTGGAGTTATGTTGGAGATAGACTTCTATCTGCGGTCATTCCTTATGAAGAAAGTGGTTGGTATGATGGACAGATGTGGGTCAAGCCACCTGAG ATCCTAGCTCGTGATAGATTGTTGGGCTCTTACAAG GTTAAACCAGTTGTTAAACTGCTGAAGCAAACTCTAGTTGGGACTGGAGCATTACTCGTTACCGGAGTTGTGCTATTTATCTTTGCTACACCAGTGGAGAATTTTTTTCATTCCACTTTTAGCACGGAAGAGAATAAATCAATCGCACAAGCTCCCAAGGTTAACAACAAGTTCAACCTAAG AAAGGAGGAATTGCTTAAATTGCCTGTAGATGTGATAGTTGATGATGATCTAGCAGCAGCTGCTGCTGAGGCTGCTGATGGAAGACCCGTCTACTGTAGGGATAGGCTACATCGAGCATTAGCCGGAGGCCAGTACTGCAAATGGGAGGACCTGCTCAAGTAA
- the LOC130740890 gene encoding uncharacterized protein LOC130740890 — protein MNHRRSLSLISIIPNNAISTRYLVVFPRRSYGGGHGFSTASESAWTEFPMENAYELLGVSETSSFAEIKASFRKLAKETHPDLAESRNDSAESRRFVQILAAYEILSDSQKRANYDMYLMSQKKLVQRHSRQGSKLHIYESQATVFREMEVVDWLKWYRSAIKDILSEQKVVLGTGYLDVLERDFYSAIHAAYYGPEIDSMPMELLPDCFEAEERSSYETPEVLHLVSGRDLFGMVCLVNKFPEITSINNEKLTSFRSFHSSLCQSITNVNIQRNDERPDDFGTHQGHSSKVSSYVSDAYRDLELHVSGRVVATASRALPGCNSGAMKNEEAEDHIHVFLNSDEDPRHTSGGFSKNFFANDAAGSRIHLGSISGLGSSPDEGCCYAYNTSGEKTHMIMKHRTLMVKHLHWYHVGEEVSICECRCTRARLPPSKYWLFEPRCGFHDIGGWYVETYGKDKNGRTRPSQRFWDGLDYSEQADRRLHPAMYLFALAYRTLDLEYAKASKKTFRNVVGAHMFRVLHWCRKLAK, from the exons ATGAATCATCGGAGGTCATTATCTTTGATATCAATCATACCAAACAACGCCATTTCAACGCGCTATCTCGTCGTATTTCCGCGCCGGAGTTACGGCGGAGGACATGGCTTCAGCACCGCCTCTGAATCAGCTTGGACCGAATTTCCCATGGAGAACGCGTATGAGCTCTTAGGAGTGTCGGAAACCAGCTCATTTGCTGAGATCAAAGCGTCGTTTCGCAAATTGGCCAAAGAAACTCACCCGGACCTCGCTGAGTCAAGGAACGATTCCGCTGAGTCTCGACGATTTGTGCAAATCCTCGCCGCCTATGAG ATTCTTTCAGATTCTCAGAAGAGAGCCAACTATGACATGTATCTGATGTCTCAAAAAAAGCTTGTGCAAAGACATTCTAGGCAGGGTTCAAAATTACACATTTATGAATCACAGGCTACTGTGTTCCGGGAGATGGAAGTTGTTGATTGGTTAAAGTGGTACAGATCAGCTATAAAAGATATTTTGTCAGAGCAGAAGGTTGTGCTTGGAACAGGATATTTGGATGTACTTGAGAGAGATTTTTATTCAGCTATTCATGCAGCATACTATGGTCCTGAAATTGATTCTATGCCCATGGAGCTTCTTCCTGACTGTTTTGAGGCTGAGGAGAGGTCCTCTTATGAAACTCCTGAGGTTTTGCACTTAGTTTCAGGCCGTGATCTTTTTGGGATGGTTTGCCTAGTCAACAAGTTTCCAGAGATAACATCAATCAATAATGAAAAGTTAACTTCTTTTAGATCCTTCCATTCAAGCCTGTGTCAGTCTATAACGAATGTAAACATCCAGAGGAATGATGAAAGGCCAGATGATTTTGGAACTCATCAAGGTCACAGTTCTAAAGTTTCAAGTTATGTATCAGATGCATATAGAGATCTAGAATTGCATGTCTCTGGAAGAGTGGTTGCTACAGCATCCAGGGCCCTACCTGGCTGCAATTCTGGTGCGATGAAAaatgaagaagctgaagatcaCATTCACGTGTTTCTTAATTCAGATGAAGATCCCAGACATACCAGTGGAGGCTTTTCGAAAAATTTCTTTGCAAATGATGCTGCTGGAAGCAGGATTCATTTGGGAAGTATATCTGGACTTGGGAGCAGTCCAGATGAAGGATGTTGTTATGCATACAATACCAGTGGTGAAAAGACCCATATGATTATGAAACATCGAACATTGATG GTGAAGCATCTGCACTGGTATCACGTGGGTGAGGAAGTTTCAATTTGTGAGTGTAGATGCACTAGAGCACGTTTACCTCCAAGCAA ATATTGGCTATTTGAGCCTCGTTGTGGCTTCCATGACATAGGGGGTTGGTATGTCGAAACATATGGCAAAGATAAGAATGGTCGTACAAGGCCATCACAAAGGTTCTGGGATGGCTTGGATTATAGTGAGCAAGCTGACAG GAGACTTCATCCAGCTATGTATCTGTTTGCCCTTGCATATCGAACACTTGATCTTGAATATGCCAAAGCAAGCAAGAAAACATTTAGGAATGTTGTTGGGGCACATATGTTCAGAGTTCTTCACTGGTGCAGGAAACTGGCTAAATAG
- the LOC130740895 gene encoding probable prolyl 4-hydroxylase 9 yields the protein MKIKTVRGNWSWRTNKIAFPSVFLLCIFFFLAGFFGSTLFFQYHSQEDEHGLRQIQRPRTTRLLENLTEKETESHLLPAGETGDNFITTIPFQVLSWNPHALYFPNFATAEQCESIIETAKEGLKPSTLVLRVGETDESTTGIRTSSGVFISAFEDKTGVLDVIEEKIARATKIPRTHGEAFNVLRYKVGQKYSSHYDALHPDIYGPQKSQRMASFLLYLSDVPEGGETMFPFENGLNMDGSYYYEKCIGLKVKPRKGDGLLFYSLFPNGTIDPMSLHGSCPVIKGEKWVATKWIRDQVLDDEDTVFMPIPPPPPLER from the exons ATGAAAATCAAAACGGTTAGAGGAAATTGGAGTTGGAGAACGAACAAGATCGCGTTCCCTTCTGTTTTCCTCTTatgcatcttcttcttcctcgctGGATTCTTCGGTTCTACTCTCTTCTTTCAGTATCACTCTCAG GAAGATGAGCATGGACTGAGGCAGATTCAGAGGCCGAGGACGACGAGGTTGCTTGAGAATTTGACTGAGAAGGAGACGGAGTCGCATTTGTTGCCTGCTGGAGAGACCGGTGACAATTTCATCACAACGATTCCATTCCAG GTTTTGAGCTGGAACCCTCACGCTCTATATTTCCCTAATTTTGCAACTGCAGAACAATGTGAAAGCATAATTGAAACGGCAAAGGAAGGACTGAAACCATCAACATTGGTGTTACGTGTGGGAGAAACAGATGAGAGTACAACGGGAATCAGAACAAG CTCTGGTGTCTTTATTAGCGCTTTTGAAGATAAAACGGGGGTTTTAGATGTCATTGAGGAGAAAATTGCAAGAGCAACAAAAATTCCCAGGACTCATGGAGAG GCATTTAATGTCCTCCGCTATAAGGTCGGGCAGAAATACAGTTCTCATTATGATGCACTCCATCCTGATATATATGGTCCACAAAAGAGCCAAAGG ATGGCTTCATTTTTGCTGTATTTATCTGATGTTCCGGAAGGTGGGGAGACCATGTTTCCATTTGAG AATGGATTGAATATGGACGGTAGCTATTATTATGAGAAATGTATTGGTCTAAAAGTAAAGCCACGCAAGGGGGATGGACTTCTATTTTATTCATTGTTCCCTAATGGTACAATTGATCCG ATGTCACTCCACGGGAGCTGCCCCGTAATAAAAGGGGAGAAGTGGGTAGCTACGAAGTGGATACGGGATCAAGTACTGGATGACGAAGATACTGTATTCATGCCcattccacctccaccaccttTAGAGAGATag